In a single window of the Anguilla rostrata isolate EN2019 chromosome 4, ASM1855537v3, whole genome shotgun sequence genome:
- the LOC135254161 gene encoding E3 ubiquitin/ISG15 ligase TRIM25-like produces the protein MAQVTGLLYQEELVCAICLDLLKDPVTIPCGHNYCMDCIKSCWNQSDLTARCPQCNETFTPTPVVRKNSMLAEVVEKLKKTGLQAAPPAHCYAGPGDVACDVCTGRKLRAVKSCLVCLASYCETHLQPHYESPAFKKHNLVKATGNLQEKMCSHHDKVLKIYCCTDQQCICYLCTTEDHRGHATVSVATERTEKQKQLGVTQREFQLRIRETEEELLGLRQAVQSVKVGTDQRRRQLDAGRAISGLSQDYPTVSH, from the exons ATGGCGCAAGTTACAGGTCTTCTGTATCAGGAAGAGTTGGTCTGTGCAATCTGTCTGGATCTACTGAAGGATCCTGTGACTATTCCCTGTGGACACAACTACTGTATGGACTGTATTAAGAGCTGCTGGAATCAAAGTGACCTTACTGCTAGATGTCCGCAGTGCAATGAGACCTTCACCCCAACGCCTGTTGTAAGAAAAAACTCCATGCTGGCTGAAGTGGTGGAGAAATTGAAGAAGACAGGACTccaagctgctcctcctgcccATTGTTACGCTGGACCTGGAGACGTGGCGTGTGATGTCTGCACTGGGAGAAAGCTCAGAGCCGTCAAGTCCTGCCTGGTGTGTCTGGCCTCTTACTGTGAAACTCACCTCCAGCCTCACTATGAATCTCCTGCCTTTAAGAAGCATAATCTGGTCAAAGCCACTGGAAATCTGCAGGAGAAGATGTGCTCTCATCATGACAAAGTGCTCAAGATTTACTGTTGTACCGATCAGCAGTGTATCTGTTATCTGTGTACGACTGAAGACCACAGAGGCCATGCTACAGTCTCAGTGGCAACAGAAAGGACTGAGAAACAG AAGCAGCTGGGAGTGACACAGAGAGAATTCCAGCTAAGAATTcgggagacagaggaggagctACTGGGTCtgagacaggctgtgcagtcAGTCAAGGTGGGTACTGACCAGAGGAGAAGACAGCTGGATGCTGGAAGAGCCATTTCAGGGCTCAGTCAGGACTATCCTACAGTCAGCCATTGA